In Cicer arietinum cultivar CDC Frontier isolate Library 1 chromosome 7, Cicar.CDCFrontier_v2.0, whole genome shotgun sequence, a single window of DNA contains:
- the LOC101493694 gene encoding paired amphipathic helix protein Sin3-like 4 isoform X3 — translation MYRKETKNINQVYQEVSALFQDHEDLLEEFTHFLPDTSGTASTHFASARNSLLRDRSSAMTTVRQMHVDKRERTTALHGDRDLSVNHPDPELDRGLMRPDKEQRRREREKDRREERDRRERERDDRDYDNNDGSRERLSHKGKSGHRAIDPGTEPLHDADEKFDMHPIASACEDKSSLKSMCSPVLAFLEKVKEKLSNPEDYQEFLKCLHIYSREIITRQELLALVGDLLGKYTDIMDGFDDFVTQCEKNEGFLAGVMNKRHGPKPVKVEDKDRDRDRDDGVKARDRECRERDKSTGIANKDVSIPKVSSLSKDKYVGKPINELDLSNCEQCTPSYRLLPKNYPIPLVSQRTELGAKVLNDHWVSVTSGSEDYSFKHMRKNQYEESLFRCEDDRFELDMLLESVNMTNQRVEEILEKINANIIKGDSPIRIEEHLTALNLRCIERLYGDHGLDVMDVLKKNASLALPVILTRLKQKQEEWARCRADFNKVWAEIYAKNYHKSLDHRSFYFKQQDTKNLSTKALLGEIKEISEKKKKEDDVLLAIAAGNRRPIIPNLEFEYPDQEIHEDLYQLIKYSCGEVCTTEQLDKVMKIWTTFLEPMFGVPSRLCIPEDTEDAVKAKNDSAKIGTASIAEDDGSPDGGATVMNPNNSNTTSNGDASVPFEQSNACKEWQTNGIGGVKEHDCLELDHSAPKTETLGSCTQQGKIQISASIADEVSRVNKQDHSIEQLVNANVSLSSGMEQSNGRTNMDNASGLTATPSRPAHVSGEGGLDLPSSEGADSTRPVTSANGATTEDTKVHRCHKESVGHFKSEREEGELSPNGDFEEDNFAVYANAGLEAVHKRKGGNTSQQYQNSHGEQVCGEAGGENDADNQSDGSPHRSSDSENASENGDVSGTESADGEECSREEHEEDGDHEHGNKAESEGEAEGMTDANDVEGDGSSLPYSECFLLTVKPLVKHVGPVLHGKEKNVQIFYGNDSFYVLFRLHQTLYERIRSAKINSSSAEKKWRASNDTSSTDQYGRFMNSLYSLLDGSSDNSKFEDDCRAIIGTQSYVLFTLDKLIYKLVKQLQAVASATDEMDNKLLQLYAYEQSRKSGSFVDVVYHENARVLLHDENIYRIECSPTRMSIQLMDYGHDKPEVTAVSIDPNFATYLYSDFLSVVPDKKEKSGILLKRNKNKYALSDEVSNQVMDGVQVINGLECKIACNSSKVSYVLDTEDYLFRTKRKRRTLYQNNSYREQAMSSNTCSSRVQRFCKLFSIK, via the exons ATGTACAGAAAAGAAACCAAGAATATCAACCAGGTTTACCAAGAG GTTTCTGCCCTCTTCCAAGACCATGAGGATCTTCTTGAGGAGTTTACTCATTTTCTTCCTGATACTTCAGGAACAGCCTCTACTCACTTTGCTTCTGCTCGAAATTCTCTCCTTCGTGATAGGAGTTCTGCAATGACAACAGTGAGGCAAATGCATGTTGACAAG AGAGAAAGGACAACAGCTTTGCACGGTGACCGTGATCTCAGCGTTAATCATCCTGATCCAGAACTTGACAGAGGTTTGATGAGGCCTGATAAGGAGCAGAGAAGACGCGAGAGAGAAAAGgaccgtagagaagagagagacaGGAGAGAACGGGAAAGGGATGATAGAGATTATGATAATAATGATGGTAGTCGAGAGCGTTTATCCCACAAGGGAAAATCTGGTCATAGAGCTATAGACCCTGGTACTGAGCCATTGCATGATGCAGATGAAAAGTTTGACATGCACCCTATCGCGTCCGCTTGCGAGGATAAAAGTTCTTTGAAAA GTATGTGTAGTCCAGTGCTTGCTTTCCTTGAAAAAGTCAAGGAGAAATTAAGCAATCCTGAGGATTACCAGGAATTTTTGAAGTGCCTACATATCTACAGCAGGGAAATAATCACCCGGCAAGAACTACTTGCATTG GTGGGCGATTTACTGGGAAAATATACTGATATTATGGATGGGTTTGATGATTTTGTGACACAATGTGAAAAGAATG AAGGATTCCTTGCCGGTGTCATGaataaaa GACATGGACCGAAACCAGTGAAGGTAGAGGACAAGGACAGGGACCGTGACAGGGATGATGGGGTGAAAGCAAGGGATCGTGAATGCCG AGAAAGAGACAAATCCACTGGAATTGCCAATAAGGATGTTTCTATTCCTAAGGTGTCGTCTCTAAGCAAAGACAAGTATGTAGGAAAACCTATAAATGAGCTGGACCTTTCTAACTGTGAACAATGCACTCCCAGTTACCGTCTTCTACCAAAAAAT TACCCAATACCGTTAGTTAGCCAGAGGACTGAACTTGGTGCCAAAGTATTGAATGATCACTGGGTTTCTGTCACATCAGGAAGTGAGGATTATTCCTTTAAACACATGCGCAAAAATCAGTATGAAGAGAGCTTGTTTAGATGCGAAGATGACAG GTTTGAACTTGATATGTTGTTAGAGTCTGTAAATATGACAAATCAGAGAGTTGAAGAGATCTTAGAAAAGATTAATGCTAATATAATTAAAGGAGACAGCCCAATTCGTATTGAGGAACACTTAACAG CCCTAAATCTTAGGTGCATTGAAAGATTGTATGGTGACCATGGGCTTGATGTGATGGATGTGTTGAAGAAGAATGCATCTTTAGCTTTGCCAGTCATATTAACCCGCTTGAAGCAGAAACAGGAAGAGTGGGCAAGATGTCGTGCTGATTTTAACAAAGTTTGGGCTGAAATATATGCAAAGAATTATCACAAATCACTTGATCACCGAAGCTTTTACTTTAAGCAGCAGGATACGAAAAACTTGAGCACTAAAg CCTTACTGGGAGAGATCAAAGAAATTagcgagaagaaaaaaaaagaagacgATGTTCTTCTTGCAATTGCTGCTGGAAATAGACGGCCTATTATTCCTAACTTGGAATTTGAGTATCCTGATCAAGAAATTCACGAAGATTTGTATCAGCTCATCAAATATTCCTGTGGAGAAGTTTGTACAACTGAACAATTAGATAAAGTCATGAAGATTTGGACAACATTTTTAGAACCCATGTTTGGTGTTCCTTCTCGACTGTGTATTCCCGAAGATACAGAAGATGCTGTCAAGGCTAAGAATGATTCTGCAAAAATTGGCACTGCAAGTATTGCCGAGGATGATGGTAGTCCTGACGGTGGTGCTACCGTAATGAATCCTAATAATTCAAACACTACTAGTAATGGGGATGCCAGTGTTCCATTTGAACAGTCAAATGCTTGCAAAGAATGGCAAACAAATGGGATTGGTGGGGTTAAAGAGCATGATTGTCTCGAATTAGACCACTCTGCTCCTAAGACTGAAACTTTGGGAAGTTGTACACAGCAAGGTAAAATTCAGATAAGTGCATCCATTGCTGATGAAGTATCAAGAGTCAATAAGCAAGATCATTCCATTGAACAGTTGGTGAATGCTAATGTCTCACTGTCCTCTGGAATGGAGCAAAGTAATGGAAGAACAAACATGGATAATGCATCAG GACTTACTGCAACTCCGTCTAGACCTGCTCATGTTTCTGGTGAGGGAGGGCTTGATTTACCTTCATCAGAG GGTGCTGATTCTACAAGACCAGTTACATCCGCAAATGGGGCTACCACTGAAGACACCAAAGTTCACAGATGTCACAAAGAATCAGTTGGACACTTCAAAAGTGAAAGAGAAGAGGGTGAATTATCTCCTAATGGAGACTTTGAAGAGGATAACTTTGCAGTTTATGCAAATGCTGGTCTGGAGGCAGTGCATAAAAGAAAAGGTGGTAATACCAGTCAACAATACCAAAATAGTCATGGGGAACAAGTTTGTGGTGAAGCTGGAGGAGAAAATGATGCTGACAATCAAAGTGATGGAAGTCCTCATAGATCATCAGACAGTGAAAATGCGTCTGAAAATGGTGATGTTTCTGGTACAGAGTCTGCTGATGGTGAGGAATGTTCTCGGGAAGAACATGAAGAGGATGGGGATCATGAACATGGTAACAAGGCTGAGAGTGAAGGTGAAGCTGAAGGAATGACTGATGCCAATGATGTTGAAGGAGATGGATCCTCATTGCCATATTCAGAATGCTTTCTTCTCACTGTTAAGCCTCTGGTAAAACATGTTGGCCCAGTGCTGCATGGGAAAGAAAAGAACGTTCAAATTTTTTATGGAAATGACTCCTTTTATGTGCTATTTAGACTTCATCAG ACATTGTATGAGAGAATACGATCAGCAAAGATTAACTCATCTTCTGCTGAAAAGAAATGGAGAGCTTCAAATGATACAAGTTCTACTGATCAATATGGCAG GTTCATGAATTCTCTTTACAGTTTACTGGATGGTTCTTCtgataattcaaaatttgagGACGATTGTCGAGCTATTATTGGAACTCAGTCATACGTCTTGTTCACGTTAGACAAACTGATATATAAACTTGTTAAACAG CTTCAAGCTGTTGCCAGTGCCACTGATGAGATGGATAACAAACTTCTTCAACTATATGCATACGAACAATCAAGAAAATCTGGAAGCTTTGTTGATGTAGTCTATCATGAAAATGCCCGTGTTCTTCTTCATGACGAGAACATATATCGCATTGAGTGT TCCCCTACTCGAATGTCTATTCAGTTGATGGACTATGGACACGATAAGCCTGAAGTGACTGCTGTGTCAATAGATCCTAATTTTGCAACCTATCTGTACAGTGATTTCCTATCTGTTGTCCCAGACAAAAAGGAGAAGTCAGGAATTTTGTTAAAAAG gaataaaaataaatatgccTTGAGTGATGAAGTTTCAAACCAGGTCATGGATGGAGTACAAGTCATCAATGGTTTGGAGTGTAAGATTGCATGCAATTCATCCAAG GTTTCATACGTTTTAGATACTGAAGACTATTTATTTCGAACAAAAAGGAAAAGGAGAACTTTGTATCAGAACAATTCATATCGTGAACAGGCAATGTCTTCAAACACTTGTTCAAGCAGAGTACAGCGGTTCTGCAAATTATTTTCCATCAAATGA
- the LOC101493694 gene encoding paired amphipathic helix protein Sin3-like 4 isoform X1 → MYRKETKNINQVYQEVSALFQDHEDLLEEFTHFLPDTSGTASTHFASARNSLLRDRSSAMTTVRQMHVDKRERTTALHGDRDLSVNHPDPELDRGLMRPDKEQRRREREKDRREERDRRERERDDRDYDNNDGSRERLSHKGKSGHRAIDPGTEPLHDADEKFDMHPIASACEDKSSLKSMCSPVLAFLEKVKEKLSNPEDYQEFLKCLHIYSREIITRQELLALVGDLLGKYTDIMDGFDDFVTQCEKNEGFLAGVMNKKSLWNEGHGPKPVKVEDKDRDRDRDDGVKARDRECRERDKSTGIANKDVSIPKVSSLSKDKYVGKPINELDLSNCEQCTPSYRLLPKNYPIPLVSQRTELGAKVLNDHWVSVTSGSEDYSFKHMRKNQYEESLFRCEDDRFELDMLLESVNMTNQRVEEILEKINANIIKGDSPIRIEEHLTALNLRCIERLYGDHGLDVMDVLKKNASLALPVILTRLKQKQEEWARCRADFNKVWAEIYAKNYHKSLDHRSFYFKQQDTKNLSTKALLGEIKEISEKKKKEDDVLLAIAAGNRRPIIPNLEFEYPDQEIHEDLYQLIKYSCGEVCTTEQLDKVMKIWTTFLEPMFGVPSRLCIPEDTEDAVKAKNDSAKIGTASIAEDDGSPDGGATVMNPNNSNTTSNGDASVPFEQSNACKEWQTNGIGGVKEHDCLELDHSAPKTETLGSCTQQGKIQISASIADEVSRVNKQDHSIEQLVNANVSLSSGMEQSNGRTNMDNASGLTATPSRPAHVSGEGGLDLPSSEGADSTRPVTSANGATTEDTKVHRCHKESVGHFKSEREEGELSPNGDFEEDNFAVYANAGLEAVHKRKGGNTSQQYQNSHGEQVCGEAGGENDADNQSDGSPHRSSDSENASENGDVSGTESADGEECSREEHEEDGDHEHGNKAESEGEAEGMTDANDVEGDGSSLPYSECFLLTVKPLVKHVGPVLHGKEKNVQIFYGNDSFYVLFRLHQTLYERIRSAKINSSSAEKKWRASNDTSSTDQYGRFMNSLYSLLDGSSDNSKFEDDCRAIIGTQSYVLFTLDKLIYKLVKQLQAVASATDEMDNKLLQLYAYEQSRKSGSFVDVVYHENARVLLHDENIYRIECSPTRMSIQLMDYGHDKPEVTAVSIDPNFATYLYSDFLSVVPDKKEKSGILLKRNKNKYALSDEVSNQVMDGVQVINGLECKIACNSSKVSYVLDTEDYLFRTKRKRRTLYQNNSYREQAMSSNTCSSRVQRFCKLFSIK, encoded by the exons ATGTACAGAAAAGAAACCAAGAATATCAACCAGGTTTACCAAGAG GTTTCTGCCCTCTTCCAAGACCATGAGGATCTTCTTGAGGAGTTTACTCATTTTCTTCCTGATACTTCAGGAACAGCCTCTACTCACTTTGCTTCTGCTCGAAATTCTCTCCTTCGTGATAGGAGTTCTGCAATGACAACAGTGAGGCAAATGCATGTTGACAAG AGAGAAAGGACAACAGCTTTGCACGGTGACCGTGATCTCAGCGTTAATCATCCTGATCCAGAACTTGACAGAGGTTTGATGAGGCCTGATAAGGAGCAGAGAAGACGCGAGAGAGAAAAGgaccgtagagaagagagagacaGGAGAGAACGGGAAAGGGATGATAGAGATTATGATAATAATGATGGTAGTCGAGAGCGTTTATCCCACAAGGGAAAATCTGGTCATAGAGCTATAGACCCTGGTACTGAGCCATTGCATGATGCAGATGAAAAGTTTGACATGCACCCTATCGCGTCCGCTTGCGAGGATAAAAGTTCTTTGAAAA GTATGTGTAGTCCAGTGCTTGCTTTCCTTGAAAAAGTCAAGGAGAAATTAAGCAATCCTGAGGATTACCAGGAATTTTTGAAGTGCCTACATATCTACAGCAGGGAAATAATCACCCGGCAAGAACTACTTGCATTG GTGGGCGATTTACTGGGAAAATATACTGATATTATGGATGGGTTTGATGATTTTGTGACACAATGTGAAAAGAATG AAGGATTCCTTGCCGGTGTCATGaataaaa aatcCTTGTGGAATGAAGGACATGGACCGAAACCAGTGAAGGTAGAGGACAAGGACAGGGACCGTGACAGGGATGATGGGGTGAAAGCAAGGGATCGTGAATGCCG AGAAAGAGACAAATCCACTGGAATTGCCAATAAGGATGTTTCTATTCCTAAGGTGTCGTCTCTAAGCAAAGACAAGTATGTAGGAAAACCTATAAATGAGCTGGACCTTTCTAACTGTGAACAATGCACTCCCAGTTACCGTCTTCTACCAAAAAAT TACCCAATACCGTTAGTTAGCCAGAGGACTGAACTTGGTGCCAAAGTATTGAATGATCACTGGGTTTCTGTCACATCAGGAAGTGAGGATTATTCCTTTAAACACATGCGCAAAAATCAGTATGAAGAGAGCTTGTTTAGATGCGAAGATGACAG GTTTGAACTTGATATGTTGTTAGAGTCTGTAAATATGACAAATCAGAGAGTTGAAGAGATCTTAGAAAAGATTAATGCTAATATAATTAAAGGAGACAGCCCAATTCGTATTGAGGAACACTTAACAG CCCTAAATCTTAGGTGCATTGAAAGATTGTATGGTGACCATGGGCTTGATGTGATGGATGTGTTGAAGAAGAATGCATCTTTAGCTTTGCCAGTCATATTAACCCGCTTGAAGCAGAAACAGGAAGAGTGGGCAAGATGTCGTGCTGATTTTAACAAAGTTTGGGCTGAAATATATGCAAAGAATTATCACAAATCACTTGATCACCGAAGCTTTTACTTTAAGCAGCAGGATACGAAAAACTTGAGCACTAAAg CCTTACTGGGAGAGATCAAAGAAATTagcgagaagaaaaaaaaagaagacgATGTTCTTCTTGCAATTGCTGCTGGAAATAGACGGCCTATTATTCCTAACTTGGAATTTGAGTATCCTGATCAAGAAATTCACGAAGATTTGTATCAGCTCATCAAATATTCCTGTGGAGAAGTTTGTACAACTGAACAATTAGATAAAGTCATGAAGATTTGGACAACATTTTTAGAACCCATGTTTGGTGTTCCTTCTCGACTGTGTATTCCCGAAGATACAGAAGATGCTGTCAAGGCTAAGAATGATTCTGCAAAAATTGGCACTGCAAGTATTGCCGAGGATGATGGTAGTCCTGACGGTGGTGCTACCGTAATGAATCCTAATAATTCAAACACTACTAGTAATGGGGATGCCAGTGTTCCATTTGAACAGTCAAATGCTTGCAAAGAATGGCAAACAAATGGGATTGGTGGGGTTAAAGAGCATGATTGTCTCGAATTAGACCACTCTGCTCCTAAGACTGAAACTTTGGGAAGTTGTACACAGCAAGGTAAAATTCAGATAAGTGCATCCATTGCTGATGAAGTATCAAGAGTCAATAAGCAAGATCATTCCATTGAACAGTTGGTGAATGCTAATGTCTCACTGTCCTCTGGAATGGAGCAAAGTAATGGAAGAACAAACATGGATAATGCATCAG GACTTACTGCAACTCCGTCTAGACCTGCTCATGTTTCTGGTGAGGGAGGGCTTGATTTACCTTCATCAGAG GGTGCTGATTCTACAAGACCAGTTACATCCGCAAATGGGGCTACCACTGAAGACACCAAAGTTCACAGATGTCACAAAGAATCAGTTGGACACTTCAAAAGTGAAAGAGAAGAGGGTGAATTATCTCCTAATGGAGACTTTGAAGAGGATAACTTTGCAGTTTATGCAAATGCTGGTCTGGAGGCAGTGCATAAAAGAAAAGGTGGTAATACCAGTCAACAATACCAAAATAGTCATGGGGAACAAGTTTGTGGTGAAGCTGGAGGAGAAAATGATGCTGACAATCAAAGTGATGGAAGTCCTCATAGATCATCAGACAGTGAAAATGCGTCTGAAAATGGTGATGTTTCTGGTACAGAGTCTGCTGATGGTGAGGAATGTTCTCGGGAAGAACATGAAGAGGATGGGGATCATGAACATGGTAACAAGGCTGAGAGTGAAGGTGAAGCTGAAGGAATGACTGATGCCAATGATGTTGAAGGAGATGGATCCTCATTGCCATATTCAGAATGCTTTCTTCTCACTGTTAAGCCTCTGGTAAAACATGTTGGCCCAGTGCTGCATGGGAAAGAAAAGAACGTTCAAATTTTTTATGGAAATGACTCCTTTTATGTGCTATTTAGACTTCATCAG ACATTGTATGAGAGAATACGATCAGCAAAGATTAACTCATCTTCTGCTGAAAAGAAATGGAGAGCTTCAAATGATACAAGTTCTACTGATCAATATGGCAG GTTCATGAATTCTCTTTACAGTTTACTGGATGGTTCTTCtgataattcaaaatttgagGACGATTGTCGAGCTATTATTGGAACTCAGTCATACGTCTTGTTCACGTTAGACAAACTGATATATAAACTTGTTAAACAG CTTCAAGCTGTTGCCAGTGCCACTGATGAGATGGATAACAAACTTCTTCAACTATATGCATACGAACAATCAAGAAAATCTGGAAGCTTTGTTGATGTAGTCTATCATGAAAATGCCCGTGTTCTTCTTCATGACGAGAACATATATCGCATTGAGTGT TCCCCTACTCGAATGTCTATTCAGTTGATGGACTATGGACACGATAAGCCTGAAGTGACTGCTGTGTCAATAGATCCTAATTTTGCAACCTATCTGTACAGTGATTTCCTATCTGTTGTCCCAGACAAAAAGGAGAAGTCAGGAATTTTGTTAAAAAG gaataaaaataaatatgccTTGAGTGATGAAGTTTCAAACCAGGTCATGGATGGAGTACAAGTCATCAATGGTTTGGAGTGTAAGATTGCATGCAATTCATCCAAG GTTTCATACGTTTTAGATACTGAAGACTATTTATTTCGAACAAAAAGGAAAAGGAGAACTTTGTATCAGAACAATTCATATCGTGAACAGGCAATGTCTTCAAACACTTGTTCAAGCAGAGTACAGCGGTTCTGCAAATTATTTTCCATCAAATGA